One window of the Nicotiana tabacum cultivar K326 chromosome 4, ASM71507v2, whole genome shotgun sequence genome contains the following:
- the LOC107791617 gene encoding clathrin heavy chain 1, with translation MAAANAPITMKEALTLQSIGVNPQFITFTNVTMESDKYICVRETAPQNSVVIIDMNMPMQPLRRPITADSALMNPNSRILALKAQVPGTSQDHLQIFNIEAKQKMKSYQMPEQVVFWKWITTKMLGLVTQTSVYHWPIEGDSEPVKMFDRTANLANNQIINYRCDPSEKWLVLIGIAPGSPERPQLVKGNMQLFSVDQQRSQALEAHAAAFATFRVPGNDRDSVLISFATKSSNAGQVTSKLHVIELGAQPGKPAFTKKQADLFFPPDFADDFPVAMQISHKYSLIYVITKLGLLFVYDLETATAVYRNRISPDPIFLTAEASSIGGFYAINRRGQVLLATVNEATLVPFVSGQLNNLELAVNLAKRGNLPGAENLVVQRFQELFAQTKYKEAAELAAESPQGILRTPDTVAKFQSVPVQAGQTPPLLQYFGTLLTKGKLNAFESLELSRLVVNQNKKNLLENWLAEDKLECSEELGDLVKTVDNDLALKIYIKARATPKVVAAFAERREFDKILIYSKQVGYTPDYLFLLQTILRSDPQGAVNFALMMSQMEGGCPVDYNTITDLFLQRNMIREATAFLLDVLKPNLPEHGFLQTKVLEINLVTFPNVADAILANGMFSHYDRPRIAQLCEKGGLYMRALQHYSELPDIKRVIVNTHAIEPQALVEFFGTLSREWALECMKDLLVINIKGNLQIIVQVAKEYCEQLGVDACIKLFEQFKSYEGLYFFLGSYLSSSEDPDIHFKYIEAAARTGQIKEVERVTRESNFYDAEKTKNFLMEAKLPDARPLINVCDRFGFVPDLTHYLYTNNMLRYIEGYVQKVNPGNAPLVVGQLLDDECPEDFIKGLILSVRSLLPVEPLVEECEKRNRLRLLTQFLEHLVSEGSQDVHVHNALGKIIIDSNNNPEHFLTTNPYYDSRIVGKYCEKRDPTLAVVAYRRGQCDDELINVTNKNSLFKLQARYVVERMDGDLWETVLNPENEFRRQLIDQVVSTALPESKSPEQVSAAVKAFMTADLPHELIELLEKIVLQNSAFSGNFNLQNLLILTAIKADPSRVMDYINRLDNFDGPAVGEVAVEAQLYEEAFAIFKKFNLNVQAVNVLLDNIRDINRAVEFAFRVEEDAVWSQVAKAQLREGLVSDAIESFIRADDATHFLDVIHAAEDADVYHDLVKYLLMVRQKTKEPKVDSELIYAYAKIDRLGDIEEFILMPNVANLPNVGDKLFDEGLYEAAKIIFAFISNWAKLASTLVKLNQFQGAVDAARKANSAKTWKDVCFACVDAEEFRLAQICGLNIIVQVDDLEEVSEYYQNRGCFNELISLMESGLGLERAHMGIFTELGVLYARYRHEKLMEHIKLFSTRLNIPKLIRACDEQQHWKELTYLYIQYDEFDNAATTVMNHSPDAWDHMQFKDIVVKVANVELYYKAVHFYLKEHPDLINDMLNVLALRVDHTRVVDIMRKAGHLRLVKPYMIAVQSNNVSAVNEALNEIYVEEEDYDRLRESTDLHDNFDQIGLAQKIEKHELLEMRRVAAYIYKKAGRWKQSIALSKKDNLYKDAMETASQSGDRELAEELLVYFIEQGKKECFASCLFVCYDLIRPDVALELAWMNNMIDFAFPYLLQFIREYTGKVDELIKDKIEAQSEAKAKENEEKDVIKQQNMYAQLLPLALPAPPMPGMGGAGMGGGFAPPPPMGGMGMPPMPPFGMPPMGSY, from the exons ATGGCGGCTGCTAACGCTCCGATCACCATGAAAGAGGCCCTCACG TTGCAAAGTATTGGGGTGAACCCGCAGTTCATCACGTTCACGAATGTTACCATGGAATCGGATAAGTATATATGTGTAAGAGAGACGGCCCCTCAGAATAGTGTGGTGATTATTGATATGAACATGCCAATGCAACCTTTGAGGCGTCCAATTACCGCTGATTCTGCTCTTATGAATCCTAATTCTAGAATTTTGGCTCTAAAAG CTCAAGTCCCGGGAACTAGTCAAGATCACTTGCAGATTTTCAATATTGAGGCAAAGCAGAAAATGAAATCATATCAGATGCCTGAGCAG GTTGTTTTCTGGAAGTGGATTACAACGAAGATGTTAGGTCTTGTTACTCAAACGTCAGTCTATCATTGGCCAATTGAAG GGGATTCTGAGCCTGTAAAGATGTTTGATAGAACAGCCAATTTAGCCAACAACCAAATAATTAACTACCGATGTGATCCTTCAGAGAAATGGTTGGTTTTGATTGGTATCGCGCCAGGTTCACCAGAG AGGCCCCAACTAGTCAAAGGAAACATGCAATTATTTTCAGTAGATCAGCAACGCAGTCAAGCTCTCGAGGCACATGCTGCAGCATTTGCCACATTCAGG GTTCCTGGAAATGATAGGGATTCCGTACTTATTTCTTTTGCCACAAAATCCTCGAATGCTGGACAAGTCACATCAAAGTTGCATGTCATTGAGCTTGGAGCCCAGCCAG GGAAACCAGCTTTTACGAAGAAACAGGCAGATCTATTCTTTCCTCCAGATTTTGCTGATGATTTCCCAGTTGCCATGCAG ATATCTCATAAATACAGTTTAATTTATGTCATCACAAAGCTTGGGCTTCTCTTTGTCTATGACCTCGAAACAGCTACTGCAGTATACAGGAATAGGATCAGCCCGGATCCTATTTTTCTGACAGCAGAAGCTTCATCTATTGGTGGTTTCTATGCCATCAACAGACGAGGTCAAGTGTTACTGGCCACAGTGAATGAAGCAACTCTAGTACCTTTTGTCAGTGGCCAA TTGAATAATCTGGAGCTTGCTGTTAATCTTGCCAAAAGAGGAAACCTTCCTGGAGCTGAGAATTTG GTTGTCCAGCGGTTTCAAGAGTTGTTTGCCCAGACAAAATACAAAGAAGCTGCTGAGCTTGCAGCGGAATCACCACAAGGCATACTCCGTACGCCTGACACTGTTGCCAAATTTCAG AGTGTTCCCGTTCAAGCAGGGCAAACGCCTCCGCTATTGCAGTACTTTGGGACACTTTTAACAAAAGGGAAGCTAAACGCTTTTGAATCATTAGAATTGTCGCGCCTTGTTGTCAACCAGAACAAGAAAAACCTGTTGGAGAACTGGTTGGCCGAGGATAAGCTGGAGTGTAGTGAGGAACTTGGGGATCTTGTGAAG ACTGTTGATAATGACCTTGCCCTGAAAATATATATCAAAGCAAGAGCGACTCCGAAAGTTGTTGCTGCTTTTGCTGAGCGCAGGGAGTTCGATAAGATTCTGATATATTCCAAGCAG GTTGGATATACACCTGACTACTTGTTCCTTCTTCAAACCATTCTGCGATCTGATCCTCAG GGAGCTGTTAACTTTGCGCTCATGATGTCCCAAATGGAGGGCGGTTGTCCTGTTGATTACAACACTATCACCGATCTATTTCTTCAG AGGAACATGATCCGTGAGGCAACAGCATTTTTACTGGATGTTCTGAAACCTAACCTTCCAGAGCATGGCTTTCTGCAGACTAAG GTCTTGGAAATCAACCTTGTGACTTTCCCGAATGTTGCTGATGCTATATTAGCAAATGGGATGTTCAGTCATTATGATCGACCTCGGATTGCTCAGCTTTGTGAGAAAGGTGGTCTTTACATGCGGGCTCTGCAG CACTATTCCGAACTGCCTGATATCAAGCGTGTTATTGTGAATACACATGCAATTGAGCCTCAG GCCTTGGTTGAGTTCTTTGGGACTCTTTCACGTGAATGGGCACTGGAATGCATGAAAGACCTCCTTGTTATCAATATCAAAGGAAACCTTCAAATAATTGTTCAG GTTGCAAAAGAGTACTGTGAGCAGTTGGGTGTTGATGCTTGCataaagctttttgagcaatttaaGTCTTATGAGGGGTTATATTTCTTCCTTGGATCATATTTGAGTTCCAG TGAGGATCCTGATATCCACTTTAAATATATTGAGGCAGCTGCCAGAACTGGACAAATCAAGGAGGTTGAGCGTGTCACAAGAGAATCAAACTTCtatgatgcagaaaagacaaaGAACTTCTTGATGGAAGCCAAACTTCCTGATGCTCGGCCTCTGATTAATGTTTGTGACCGCTTTGGTTTTGTTCCCGATCTCACACACTATCTCTATACCAACAATATGCTACGGTATATTGAAGGTTATGTCCAGAAG GTCAATCCAGGAAATGCTCCTTTAGTTGTAGGGCAGCTTTTAGATGATGAGTGTCCTGAGGACTTCATTAAGGGATTGATCCTGTCTGTGCGTTCTCTGCTTCCAGTTGAGCCCTTGGTGGAAGAATGTGAAAAAAG GAATCGACTCCGCTTGCTGACACAGTTCTTGGAGCATCTTGTAAGTGAAGGAAGTCAAGATGTGCATGTACACAATGCTCTAGGAAAGATCATCATTGATAGCAATAACAACCCAGAGCATTTCCTCACAACCAATCCATACTATGACTCGCGCATTGTGGGTAAATATTGTGAGAAGCGCGATCCTACCCTTGCTGTTGTTGCATATAGGAGAGGGCAATGTGATGATGAACTCATTAATGTGACAAACAAGAACTCTTTGTTCAAACTTCAAGCGAG GTATGTGGTTGAGAGGATGGATGGTGATCTTTGGGAGACAGTTCTTAACCCCGAAAATGAGTTTAGAAGGCAGCTTATTGATCAAGTTGTTTCCACTGCTTTGCCTGAAAGCAAGAGCCCTGAGCAAGTTTCTGCAGCTGTTAAAGCTTTCATGACTGCTGATCTTCCTCATGAACTAATTGAGCTTCTTGAAAAGATTGTGCTCCAGAACTCTGCATTCAGTGGGAACTTTAATTTGCAGAATTTGCTTATCCTGACAGCCATCAAAGCCGATCCATCCAGAGTAATGGACTATATCAATAGGCTTGATAATTTTGATGGACCTGCAGTAGGGGAGGTTGCTGTAGAAGCCCAACTTTACGAAGAAGCTTTTGCTATATTCAAGAAGTTCAATCTGAATGTCCAGGCTGTTAATGTTCTGCTCGACAACATTCGTGATATTAATCGGGCTGTGGAGTTTGCATTCCGAGTTGAAGAAGATGCTGTTTGGAGCCAGGTGGCTAAAGCTCAACTGAGAGAAGGATTAGTGAGCGACGCTATTGAGTCATTTATTCGTGCAGATGACGCCACCCACTTTTTGGATGTAATTCATGCTGCAGAGGATGCAGATGTTTACCATGACTTGGTTAAGTATTTGCTGATGGTAAGGCAAAAGACAAAAGAGCCCAAAGTTGATAGTGAACTCATTTATGCATATGCTAAAATTGATCGATTGGGTGACATTGAAGAATTTATTCTCATGCCAAATGTTGCTAATCTACCGAATGTTGGTGATAAGCTGTTTGATGAAGGCTTATATGAGGCTGCAAAGATCATATTCGCTTTCATTTCTAACTGGGCCAAGTTGGCGAGCACGCTTGTGAAGTTAAATCAATTTCAAGGTGCTGTCGATGCAGCACGCAAGGCAAATAGTGCTAAGACATGGAAAGATGTCTGCTTTGCTTGTGTTGATGCTGAGGAGTTCCGTTTGGCTCAAATTTGTGGGCTTAACATTATCGTTCAG GTAGATGACTTGGAGGAAGTTAGTGAATATTACCAAAATAGAGGATGTTTCAATGAATTAATCTCTCTTATGGAGAGTGGGCTGGGTTTGGAGCGTGCACATATGGGTATCTTCACAGAACTTGGTGTTTTATATGCCAGATACCGTCACGAGAAGCTCATGGAACACATTAAATTATTCTCCACCAGACTCAACATTCCCAAGCTTATTCGTGCCTGTGATGAGCAGCAACACTGGAAGGAACTCACATATTTGTACATCCAATATGATGAATTTGATAATGCTGCCACTACTGTCATGAATCATTCTCCAGATGCCTGGGATCATATGCAGTTCAAAGACATTGTTGTCAAAGTTGCTAATGTGGAGCTTTATTACAAGGCCGTTCACTTCTATTTGAAAGAGCATCCGGATCTCATTAATGATATGCTAAATGTTCTTGCACTTAGAGTGGATCACACACGCGTAGTGGACATAATGAGAAAG GCTGGTCACCTTCGCCTAGTCAAGCCTTACATGATTGCTGTTCAGAGCAACAACGTTTCTGCAGTGAATGAGGCCCTTAACGAAATTTATGTTGAGGAAGAAGACTATGATAGACTACGTGAATCAACTGATTTGCATGATAACTTCGATCAGATTGGCCTTGCACAGAAG ATAGAGAAACATGAGCTTCTCGAGATGCGGCGTGTTGCTGCCTATATCTATAAGAAAGCTGGTAGGTGGAAGCAATCCATTGCTCTGTCAAAGAAAGATAATCTCTACAAAGATGCCATGGAGACAGCCTCACAATCTGGAGATCGCGAACTTGCAGAGGAGTTGCTTGTTTACTTTATTGAACAG